AAACTGAAATCGCTCGCATCCGAGATTTCTTTGCTCATTCATTTGCACCACCAAACGCTGAAAGTGGACTGGTATTACTACAGGATGGTGGAGACATTGCTGAATGTGCCCTGGCATTTTCCGGAAAAGGCCTTTGGGGCTCTTTCCAAAAACTGATTCTTGACCAGGCTAACACAGAATTAATACTGAATTCCTGATCATTAATTCATCTGGAATGGTAAAAAAGCATTATTGTAGAAAGGATAACACTATTTATGTCAATCGATCGCAGAGAATTTCTTAAAACCCTGGGGGTTGCTGGTGCTGGTCTTACCGGCGTCTCAGCCCTGGGGAAATCCAAACCTGAACCTGATGCTGAAGAGTTCTATGCCATCCTGCACGACATCACGCTCTGTGAGGGCTGTCAGGAATGTGAGTTTGCCTGTGCTACAGAGTATGGTTTGCCAACACCCAGTGATGATGACTATCCAGATAGCTCTGTTAAACGTGAACTATTACCTGAGAGATACACCGTCATTAATGCAGTTGAAACATCAGTTGGTGAGGTTTATACCAAACAACAGTGCATGCATTGCGCTCAACCGGCTTGTGCATCCGCCTGTTTAACCCAAGCCATGAAAAAGCAGGAATCCGGTCCAGTTACCTGGGACGCAGGGAAATGTATGGGCTGCCGTTATTGCATGATCTCATGTCCTTTCGATATCCCAAAATTTGAATACGACAGCAACAATCCGAAGATCGGGAAATGCCAGATGTGTTTTGACAAGCTTAAAGAAGGTGAAGCACCTGCCTGTGTTGAAGCTTGTCCAGCGGAAGCCCTCATTTTTGGAAAGCGAAGTGATCTGTTAAGAATAGCTCATAAACGTATCTTGGATAACCCCGGCACCTACACTGACCATGTCTATGGTGAATTTGAGGCGGGGGGAACATCCTGGCTAAACCTCTCACCTGTTCCCTTTAAAGAATTGGGCTTTAATACGAATGTTGAGACCAAGCCCTATCCTGAACTAACCAAAGGGTTTCTATACAGTGTACCCTCTGTTTTCATCCTATGGCCAGCTTTGCTTATGGGTTTAAGAGAAGCCACCAGGACCGATAGTGAGGAAGGGGCAGACCATGAGTGAGCAAATACTAACTCCTCCCTCCAGCTATTGGAAGTTTTTTAAGTCTGAGCTGAAACCGCGAGCCAGTCTTTGGACAGTCTTCAATATAATATCGGTTCCCACCGTATTACTGGCAGCTGTTATCATTGTGATCCGGTTTATCTACGGATTGGGAGCTGTTTCCAACGTAACA
The window above is part of the Candidatus Neomarinimicrobiota bacterium genome. Proteins encoded here:
- a CDS encoding 4Fe-4S dicluster domain-containing protein; the protein is MSIDRREFLKTLGVAGAGLTGVSALGKSKPEPDAEEFYAILHDITLCEGCQECEFACATEYGLPTPSDDDYPDSSVKRELLPERYTVINAVETSVGEVYTKQQCMHCAQPACASACLTQAMKKQESGPVTWDAGKCMGCRYCMISCPFDIPKFEYDSNNPKIGKCQMCFDKLKEGEAPACVEACPAEALIFGKRSDLLRIAHKRILDNPGTYTDHVYGEFEAGGTSWLNLSPVPFKELGFNTNVETKPYPELTKGFLYSVPSVFILWPALLMGLREATRTDSEEGADHE